A portion of the Manduca sexta isolate Smith_Timp_Sample1 chromosome 20, JHU_Msex_v1.0, whole genome shotgun sequence genome contains these proteins:
- the LOC115449098 gene encoding low molecular mass 30 kDa lipoprotein 21G1: MWWHSCVLFLFLKWSLINADCDVIDKKEWNGVNPHCAVYVPRPVNLVIIVHTDTPWCSTTEQCKTSIKKIQTDTINSNKFYDVGYSFMIGGDGKVYEGVGWIHVGFHTIGYDRSAIGIAFVGNYNKDAPTAQQMEALNGLLACGVKLGHLTPDYRIITHRQLILSDSPGKSLYNEIRKRPQWIENIDKISEARSLIITGYAVELGFYDTKTGLLNISGIDNRIYEAVGNRDYNNAVDLSMILEKFGTDKELTDVVNKLLYDRVSTTLEYAYKLWDYGGQKIVLKHFPVEFQMILNGESFQIENTMDTQALKTDASLDNDGDRNIWGDSRERSTNRMKWKMFPIWEENKLYFKIFNTGHQMYMKMGVKEDDIGDRNVYASSSSDTYRHQWYLHPLKHNNEVLFLIYNREYGHVLKLARAVDDLGDRLLWGQKESSGDPDILGWRIFH, translated from the exons ATGTGGTGGCATtcgtgtgttttgtttttatttttaaaatggagtTTAATTAACGCTG ATTGTGACGTAATCGATAAGAAAGAATGGAATGGAGTGAATCCTCATTGCGCGGTATACGTGCCTCGACCTGTGAACCTGGTCATCATCGTACACACCGACACGCCTTGGTGCAGCACCACGGAACAATGCAAAACCAGCATCAAGAAGATCCAAACTGACACAAttaattcaaacaaattttacGACGTTGGATATTC atttatgaTCGGCGGCGACGGCAAGGTATACGAAGGTGTGGGATGGATTCATGTGGGCTTCCACACTATTGGCTACGACCGCTCGGCCATTGGCATCGCATTCGTTGGAAATTATAATA AGGATGCACCGACGGCGCAACAAATGGAGGCCTTAAACGGGCTGTTGGCGTGCGGAGTGAAACTCGGCCACTTGACGCCTGACTACCGCATCATCACCCACAGGCAACTGATCCTCTCTGACAGTCCGGGGAAATCGCTCTACAACGAGATTCGAAAACGGCCTCAATGGATAGAAAACATTGATAAA ATTTCTGAAGCACGTTCATTAATCATCACTGGATATGCTGTAGAACTAGGCTTCTACGATACCAAAACTggtcttttaaatatttctgggATAGATAATAGAATCTATGAAGCCGTGGGCAATCGTGACTACAATAATGCTGTCGACCTTAGCATGATTCTAGAAAAATTCGGGACCGACAAAGAATTAACGGACGTAGTCAACAAACTTCTTTATGATCGTGTTTCAACGACTTTGGAGTATGCTTATAAACTTTGGGACTATGGAGggcaaaaaatagttttaaagcaTTTCCCTGTGGAATTTCAAATGATATTAAATGGAGAGTCGTTCCAAATAGAAAACACAATGGACACACAAGCACTTAAAACGGATGCCAGCCTAGATAACGATGGCGATAGAAATATCTGGGGCGACAGCAGAGAGAGATCCACTAATAGAATGAAATGGAAAATGTTTCCCATATGGgaagaaaataaactttattttaaaatctttaacaCTGGCCACCAAATGTATATGAAAATGGGAGTAAAGGAGGACGACATAGGAGACCGTAATGTTTATGCTTCCTCATCCTCCGACACATATAGGCACCAGTGGTACTTACACCCATTGAAACACAATAACGAAGTtctgtttttaatatacaacaGAGAATATGGACATGTCCTAAAGCTTGCGAGAGCGGTAGATGATTTGGGTGATAGATTATTGTGGGGCCAAAAAGAATCTTCAGGTGACCCTGATATTTTGGGTTGGCGCATCTTTCATTAG